Genomic window (Croceicoccus sp. Ery15):
TCTCGACCAAGCACCTCGATGTCATCAATCTGCGCTTTGCCAACCCGGTCGACGCAGAGACTACAGAAGTTCACTACGCCTATTTCGCCCACCAGGACGACGATGCGGACATGGTTCGCCACCGCTTGCGGCAGAGTTCCAACCTGTTGGGTCCCTGCGGGCTGATCAGTATGGAAGACGCCTCGATCTTCCACCGGATCCACATCGGCAGTCACACGCCGGGCAACGCTATCTTCCAGAAAGGCGTGCGTGATCCGGGCAAGCTGGAATCGGAGTTTCTGCAGAACGATGAAAGCGGCAATCTGCCCCGCTGGGAATATTACCGCTCGGCGATGGGTTTCGAGAGGGCAGAGGCATGACGGCCACCACTCCCGAGCTGGAAAAAGCGATCGACCGATTGCTGCTGGCCGATGCCAACGCGCTTGACAGCAAGGACATGCCGGGCTGGCTGGCGAACTATGCCGAGGAAGAACAAGCATCCTATTATTGCCGCGCGGTCGAAAATAGCGAGCACAACCTCGAGCTCGGATTCATGTTCGACGATTGCCGGGCACGGCTCGAAGATCGCGTCACCTATGTGAACGAGATCTGGGCCGGCACCTTTCAGGACTACCGCACCCGTCATTTCGTCCAGCGCGTCAGCCATCGCCAGGTCGATGCCCGAACGGTGGAAGTGGTTTCGAATTTCTCGGTGTTCATGACGCCGATGGATGCCGGCGTCACCCAAGTCCTGGCCGCCGGCCGCTATCTCGATACAATGCGACTGTCAGACGATGGTGGCGCCAAGTTGCTGTCCCGCCGCGCCGAGCTCGATACATCGGTTCTCCCCCGTTATCTGGTCTACCCGATTTGAGTTGCTACACTCTGTCTTCAGCCCGAAAATGCGCTTAAACCAACGGGGGTAAGGATAGATGATCATCGACGCGCATGCCCATCTGGTTGCTCCGGCATCGCTTTATGTGCACAGAAGCAGTCTGATTGTTTCGGGGGGCAATACGGAGAGAGCAATAGTGTCCGTCGTCAG
Coding sequences:
- a CDS encoding aromatic-ring-hydroxylating dioxygenase subunit beta — encoded protein: MTATTPELEKAIDRLLLADANALDSKDMPGWLANYAEEEQASYYCRAVENSEHNLELGFMFDDCRARLEDRVTYVNEIWAGTFQDYRTRHFVQRVSHRQVDARTVEVVSNFSVFMTPMDAGVTQVLAAGRYLDTMRLSDDGGAKLLSRRAELDTSVLPRYLVYPI